The Candidatus Methylomirabilota bacterium genome includes a window with the following:
- a CDS encoding lytic transglycosylase F: MSVRLLGVLAGLLLLVAAAAAQTPEPTRPAAPVKPSAPKAAAAPTKSGTAPAASKPARMGLAMPDAVWTGDLDGMIGRRQIRALVPYSKTFYFVDKGQPRGVSYDALSTFEETLNRKVKTKNLRVHVVFIPTSRDRLLPALAEGKGDVVAANLTITEDRLAVVDFTDPLLTGINEIVVTGPGSPTALTSDDLGRREIFVRKSSSYWDSLETFNEERKKAGKPEAVLVPAPEQLEDEDLLEMLNAGLIKMVVVDSHKAAFWKQIFPKLVIHGDVALRTGGQIAWAIRKGSPKLKAELDAFIKTHGENSAFGKTVLRKYLKDTRYVKDAASEAEMRKFRSLVGLFRKYGDKYGMDWMLMAAQGYQESRLDQSARSHVGAIGVMQVMPETGKELKVGDITKTEPNIHAGVKYIRFMVDQYYWDEPMTDLDKGLFAFAAYNCGAGRVNALRREAEKRGLDRNVWFDNVERVAADRIGRETVTYVSNIYKYYIAYRLVQGEYLEREAAKKSLRETKP; encoded by the coding sequence ATGAGCGTGCGACTGCTCGGCGTTCTGGCGGGATTGCTTCTCCTGGTGGCCGCCGCGGCCGCCCAGACGCCGGAGCCCACACGGCCCGCGGCGCCGGTGAAGCCGTCGGCCCCGAAGGCCGCGGCGGCGCCCACGAAGTCCGGGACCGCGCCCGCCGCGTCCAAGCCCGCGCGCATGGGTCTGGCCATGCCCGACGCGGTCTGGACAGGCGATCTCGACGGCATGATCGGCCGGCGCCAGATCCGCGCGCTCGTGCCCTACAGCAAGACCTTCTACTTCGTGGACAAGGGCCAGCCCCGCGGCGTCTCGTACGATGCGCTCTCGACCTTCGAGGAGACGCTGAACCGGAAGGTCAAGACCAAGAACCTGCGCGTGCACGTGGTCTTCATTCCCACGTCGCGCGACCGCCTGCTGCCGGCCCTCGCGGAGGGGAAGGGCGACGTCGTCGCCGCCAACCTGACCATCACCGAGGACCGCCTCGCCGTCGTGGACTTCACCGATCCGCTTCTGACCGGCATCAACGAGATCGTGGTCACCGGGCCGGGCTCGCCGACGGCGCTGACGAGCGACGATCTCGGCCGCCGGGAGATCTTCGTCCGGAAGTCCAGCAGCTACTGGGACAGCCTCGAGACGTTCAACGAGGAACGGAAGAAGGCGGGCAAGCCGGAGGCGGTGCTCGTGCCGGCTCCGGAGCAGCTCGAGGACGAGGACCTTCTCGAGATGCTCAATGCCGGCCTCATCAAGATGGTGGTGGTCGACAGCCACAAGGCCGCCTTCTGGAAGCAGATCTTCCCCAAGCTGGTCATCCACGGCGACGTGGCGCTGCGGACGGGCGGCCAAATCGCCTGGGCGATCCGAAAGGGCAGCCCCAAGCTCAAGGCCGAGCTCGACGCCTTCATCAAGACGCATGGGGAGAATTCCGCGTTCGGCAAGACGGTGCTGCGGAAGTACCTGAAGGACACGCGCTACGTGAAGGACGCCGCCTCCGAGGCGGAGATGCGGAAGTTCCGCTCGCTGGTCGGGCTTTTCCGCAAGTACGGCGACAAGTACGGCATGGACTGGATGCTGATGGCCGCGCAGGGCTACCAGGAGTCGCGGCTGGACCAGAGCGCGCGGAGCCACGTGGGCGCGATCGGGGTCATGCAGGTGATGCCGGAGACGGGCAAGGAGCTGAAGGTCGGCGACATCACGAAGACCGAGCCCAACATCCACGCGGGGGTGAAGTACATCCGCTTCATGGTGGACCAGTACTACTGGGACGAACCCATGACGGACCTCGACAAGGGCCTCTTCGCCTTCGCCGCCTACAACTGCGGGGCGGGGCGCGTCAACGCGCTGCGCCGCGAGGCGGAGAAGCGCGGGCTCGATCGGAACGTGTGGTTCGACAACGTGGAGCGGGTGGCCGCGGACAGGATCGGGCGGGAGACGGTCACCTACGTGAGCAACATCTACAAGTACTATATCGCCTATCGCCTCGTGCAGGGCGAGTACCTTGAGCGCGAGGCGGCGAAGAAATCGCTGCGCGAGACCAAGCCCTGA
- a CDS encoding alpha/beta hydrolase, producing the protein MGAQRSLRTPTLEIAYEESGPPGGVPVVLLHGFPDDVRAWDGAVGPLAAAGFRVLVPYLRGYGATRFLDPSAPRMAQQAAIGQDLIDFLDALALPPAALAGYDWGGRAACITAILRPARVRALVTIGGYNVQNTLAPPRPASALQERANWYQWYFNTARGVAGLTANRREICRLLWRDWSPGYRFDDATFEATAASWDSPDFVPIVIHSYRHRHGHAPGEPRYDPIERHLATRPAITVASMVLHGAEDGVALQRPGERDLDRFPAGTRQDVVAGAGHFFPREQPGAVVEALRSLLG; encoded by the coding sequence ATGGGCGCGCAACGCTCTCTCCGCACGCCCACCCTCGAGATCGCCTACGAGGAGTCGGGGCCGCCCGGCGGGGTGCCGGTCGTGCTCCTGCACGGCTTCCCCGACGACGTGCGCGCGTGGGACGGAGCGGTGGGGCCGCTCGCCGCGGCCGGCTTCCGCGTGCTCGTGCCGTATCTGCGAGGCTACGGCGCCACGCGCTTCCTCGACCCGAGCGCGCCGCGCATGGCGCAGCAGGCGGCGATCGGCCAGGATCTTATCGACTTCCTCGACGCCCTCGCACTGCCGCCCGCCGCGCTGGCCGGCTACGACTGGGGCGGCCGCGCCGCCTGCATCACCGCGATCCTCCGCCCCGCGCGTGTGCGCGCGCTCGTCACCATCGGCGGCTACAACGTCCAGAACACGCTGGCGCCGCCGCGTCCCGCCTCGGCGCTGCAAGAGCGCGCCAACTGGTATCAGTGGTACTTCAACACCGCCCGCGGGGTGGCGGGGCTCACCGCGAACCGTCGCGAGATCTGCCGGCTGCTCTGGCGAGACTGGTCGCCGGGCTACCGGTTCGACGACGCCACCTTCGAGGCCACCGCGGCCTCGTGGGATAGCCCCGACTTCGTGCCGATCGTGATCCATTCCTACCGGCACCGTCACGGCCACGCGCCCGGCGAGCCGCGCTACGACCCGATCGAGCGGCATCTCGCCACGCGCCCGGCCATCACGGTGGCGAGCATGGTGCTCCACGGGGCGGAAGACGGCGTGGCCCTCCAGCGGCCGGGTGAGCGGGACCTCGACCGGTTTCCCGCGGGGACCCGGCAGGACGTGGTGGCGGGCGCCGGGCACTTCTTCCCGCGCGAGCAGCCCGGCGCGGTGGTGGAGGCGCTTCGGTCCCTGCTGGGCTAG
- a CDS encoding dienelactone hydrolase family protein, translating to MMGGWHGGSTTQYSLLAPQAEGGFAAAVALSPACRARLGDWNGVGGVYHPVAPLLVLIGVLDDWTPAEPCRQMVETARAARHPAAIKIYGGAHHSFDSANPVRYMGTRINPNASGGRGATTGGNAEAWADSICGVLAFFDQRLAPAVGSR from the coding sequence ATGATGGGCGGCTGGCACGGTGGCTCGACGACGCAATACAGCCTGCTGGCACCGCAGGCCGAGGGCGGCTTCGCCGCGGCGGTGGCCCTCTCCCCCGCGTGCCGCGCACGACTCGGCGACTGGAATGGCGTGGGCGGCGTCTATCATCCGGTCGCCCCGCTGCTCGTCCTCATCGGCGTGCTCGATGACTGGACGCCGGCCGAGCCGTGCCGCCAGATGGTCGAGACCGCGCGCGCCGCCCGCCACCCCGCCGCCATCAAGATCTATGGGGGCGCGCACCACTCCTTCGACAGCGCGAACCCTGTACGTTATATGGGCACCCGCATCAATCCCAACGCGTCGGGCGGGCGGGGCGCCACCACCGGCGGCAATGCGGAGGCGTGGGCGGACAGCATCTGCGGGGTGCTCGCCTTCTTCGACCAGCGCCTCGCGCCCGCCGTAGGCTCCCGCTGA
- a CDS encoding class I SAM-dependent methyltransferase encodes MLPLTVWWWLGHLAMTTATTRSPWDQEYVRRSDTYVFGTAPSLLALELAPSIPPGGRVLDLGCGEGRDSVFFASRGFEVTGVDPSAAGLRKAQRLAEERGVEVTWVEATPPDLSVSGRFDLVYSCGAIHYVPRRDRRRLFRALRFLTAVGGREAHIVFTDRWIYRERGELIDYFAPGELASAFAPGEILRREERMISCAQDGRPHLHSVELLVAAPLDVRL; translated from the coding sequence TTGCTGCCACTCACGGTGTGGTGGTGGTTGGGGCACCTGGCGATGACGACGGCGACGACGCGCAGCCCGTGGGATCAGGAATACGTACGACGGTCGGATACGTACGTGTTCGGCACGGCGCCCTCGCTGCTCGCGCTGGAGCTGGCGCCGAGTATCCCGCCCGGCGGGCGCGTCTTGGATCTGGGCTGCGGCGAAGGGCGGGACAGCGTGTTCTTCGCCTCACGCGGCTTCGAGGTGACCGGCGTCGATCCCTCCGCCGCGGGGCTGCGCAAGGCGCAGCGGCTCGCCGAGGAGCGCGGGGTGGAGGTGACCTGGGTGGAGGCGACGCCTCCCGACCTGTCGGTGAGCGGGCGCTTCGACCTCGTGTATTCGTGCGGAGCGATTCACTACGTTCCGCGGCGCGACCGCCGACGGCTCTTCCGGGCGCTGCGCTTCCTCACGGCGGTGGGCGGTCGGGAGGCTCACATCGTCTTCACCGATCGCTGGATCTACCGAGAGCGAGGCGAGCTGATCGATTACTTCGCCCCCGGGGAGCTGGCGAGCGCGTTCGCGCCCGGCGAGATCCTCCGGCGGGAAGAGCGCATGATCAGCTGTGCCCAGGATGGCCGGCCCCACCTGCACAGCGTGGAGCTCCTCGTCGCCGCACCGCTTGACGTCCGGTTGTAG
- a CDS encoding cupin domain-containing protein — protein sequence MVRKIRRIVTGHDARGRSTFLSDGPSPHVLTIGGRTDFALTNLWVTDSTPARNTGSADAADRPVVLEPPKHGTIFRVVEFPPEKTGGAFDRKQAFSAMGADHAMDPDASRHPGMHKTDSVDYAIVLSGEIWALMDEGETLMKAGDCLVQRGTNHAWANRSDAPCLVAFILVSAERV from the coding sequence ATGGTTCGGAAGATTCGGCGTATCGTCACCGGCCACGACGCGCGGGGCCGCTCCACCTTCTTGAGCGACGGGCCCTCGCCCCACGTCCTCACGATCGGCGGCCGCACCGACTTCGCCCTCACCAACCTCTGGGTCACCGATTCGACGCCCGCCCGCAACACGGGAAGCGCGGACGCCGCGGATCGTCCGGTGGTGCTGGAGCCGCCGAAGCACGGGACCATCTTTCGAGTGGTCGAGTTCCCGCCCGAGAAGACCGGCGGCGCCTTCGATCGCAAGCAGGCCTTCTCCGCCATGGGCGCCGATCATGCGATGGATCCCGATGCGTCCCGCCATCCCGGCATGCACAAGACCGACAGCGTGGACTACGCCATCGTCCTGTCCGGCGAGATCTGGGCCCTCATGGACGAGGGCGAGACCCTCATGAAGGCCGGCGACTGCCTCGTGCAACGGGGCACAAATCATGCGTGGGCCAACCGAAGCGACGCGCCCTGCCTCGTGGCGTTCATTTTGGTGAGCGCGGAGCGAGTCTAG
- a CDS encoding aspartate/glutamate racemase family protein: MATRQRIGVMVPSTNTTCEADFQMVVPRGFTVHGQRLWLTNDDLGEAGMVRMNGEIESGARYLATARVDAISYGCTTGSFFKGPGWDREMIALIEDTAKVPAVATSPAVVEALRLFGARRLSVATPYPDWNNQRLRTYLAAQGFEVLNLEAEPSAACAGNQGINDQDPSVIVEFATRACRPDADALLCSCTAWRSVEAVEEIERRTGKPVVTSNQASIWMTLRRLGHRAPIPGFGRLLRS, translated from the coding sequence ATGGCGACGCGACAGCGAATCGGCGTGATGGTGCCGTCCACCAATACCACGTGCGAGGCCGATTTCCAGATGGTGGTGCCGCGCGGCTTCACCGTGCACGGGCAGCGGCTCTGGCTCACCAACGACGATCTCGGCGAGGCGGGCATGGTGCGCATGAACGGCGAGATCGAGAGCGGGGCGCGCTATCTCGCCACCGCGCGCGTGGACGCGATCTCCTACGGCTGCACCACCGGGAGCTTCTTCAAGGGCCCCGGCTGGGACCGGGAGATGATCGCCCTCATCGAGGACACCGCGAAGGTACCCGCGGTGGCGACCAGCCCCGCCGTGGTCGAGGCCCTGCGGCTCTTCGGCGCCCGCCGCCTCTCCGTCGCCACGCCGTATCCGGACTGGAACAATCAGCGGCTCCGCACCTACCTCGCCGCCCAGGGCTTCGAGGTGTTGAACCTCGAGGCCGAGCCGAGCGCGGCCTGCGCCGGGAACCAGGGCATCAACGATCAGGACCCGTCGGTCATCGTGGAATTCGCCACGCGGGCGTGCCGGCCCGACGCCGACGCGCTGCTCTGCTCGTGCACGGCCTGGCGCTCGGTGGAGGCGGTGGAAGAGATCGAGCGCCGCACCGGCAAACCCGTCGTCACCTCGAACCAGGCGAGCATCTGGATGACGCTGCGTCGCCTGGGCCACCGCGCGCCCATTCCCGGCTTCGGCCGCCTGTTGCGCTCCTAG
- a CDS encoding ResA-like WAxxUGC motif-containing protein: MVTLLTDRGMRAVDARVEGERLWLDAGALEDATGWGLKPEGLCRDGACVPLPPGRQGAFVQGGRVDAAALWRHLDNPVVHDEARRIWVLGEGADERAASLASLIAPDFTLPDVNGRSHALSDYRGKKVFLVSWASWUGCRRDLPVWQELYESLKDRGFVVIAVALDSRPADPLPWIEAAKPTYPCLIDRDHRLADLYGMVNVPQAVWIDEAGRIVRPTESAGAYEGFRKMNRVTREMPADVAKMNADARATYVAAIRDWVARGAQSEHAFEGAEARAHLPAITADMARAHAAFRLGQYLIREGRADEGDRWLAKASSLHPESWAMWRQRAGVNEMGFASLPDFWERVDALGAKRYYAPVDMKGMPG, encoded by the coding sequence ATGGTGACCCTGCTGACGGACCGTGGGATGCGCGCGGTAGACGCGCGCGTGGAGGGCGAGCGGCTCTGGCTCGATGCCGGGGCGCTCGAGGACGCGACGGGCTGGGGGCTCAAGCCCGAGGGGCTGTGCCGGGACGGGGCCTGCGTGCCGCTGCCGCCGGGCCGGCAGGGCGCGTTCGTCCAGGGCGGGCGCGTGGACGCCGCGGCGCTCTGGAGGCACCTGGACAATCCCGTCGTGCACGACGAGGCCCGCCGGATCTGGGTTCTGGGTGAGGGCGCCGATGAGCGCGCGGCCTCGCTGGCCTCGCTCATCGCCCCGGACTTCACCCTGCCCGACGTGAACGGACGCTCGCACGCGCTGTCCGACTACCGCGGCAAGAAGGTCTTCCTCGTCTCGTGGGCGTCCTGGTGAGGGTGCCGGCGTGACCTGCCCGTGTGGCAGGAGCTCTACGAGAGCCTGAAGGACCGGGGGTTCGTGGTGATCGCGGTGGCGCTGGACAGCCGGCCGGCCGATCCGCTCCCGTGGATCGAGGCGGCCAAGCCCACGTATCCGTGCCTCATCGACCGCGACCATCGTCTGGCGGACCTCTACGGCATGGTGAACGTGCCGCAGGCGGTGTGGATCGACGAGGCCGGGCGCATCGTGCGCCCCACGGAGTCGGCCGGCGCCTATGAGGGCTTCCGGAAGATGAACCGGGTCACGCGCGAGATGCCGGCGGATGTGGCCAAGATGAATGCCGACGCCCGGGCGACCTATGTGGCCGCGATTCGCGACTGGGTGGCGCGCGGGGCCCAGAGCGAGCACGCCTTCGAGGGCGCCGAGGCGCGGGCGCATCTCCCCGCGATCACCGCGGACATGGCGCGCGCTCATGCCGCCTTCCGGCTCGGCCAGTACCTGATCCGCGAGGGCCGCGCCGACGAGGGAGACCGCTGGCTCGCCAAGGCGAGCAGCCTCCACCCGGAGTCGTGGGCGATGTGGCGCCAGCGGGCCGGCGTCAACGAGATGGGGTTCGCCTCGCTGCCGGACTTCTGGGAGCGGGTGGACGCCCTCGGCGCGAAGCGCTACTACGCGCCGGTGGACATGAAGGGGATGCCGGGCTAG
- a CDS encoding cyclase family protein, which produces MSEDALRKLALQVRNWGRWGPDDEIGTLNFITPDTIARASRLVTAGKVFALGIPLQREGPQSGTRQRFNPIHSMFRDGGDQPRTPAEVEAMEGYGGSDDWIVMPLQCATQWDSLAHIFYEGKMWNGYDASLVTSTGAAKNSIDKTIDRIVGRGVLLDVARWKGVRALEPGYAVTVDDLEGTAAAEGVEVERGDILLVRTGHMTRYLDRSDWHYFDLDPFPGVSVYTAPWMHAKEIAAVASDNYAVEVRPSEIIGFRNPFHVCAIPNMGLTLGEIFYLEALAEDCVADGHWSFLLVAPPLPVTRAVGTPINPYALK; this is translated from the coding sequence ATGAGCGAGGACGCCCTTCGGAAGCTGGCCCTACAGGTGCGGAACTGGGGACGGTGGGGGCCCGATGACGAGATCGGGACGCTGAACTTCATCACTCCCGACACGATCGCGCGGGCGAGCCGGCTCGTCACCGCCGGCAAGGTCTTCGCGCTCGGCATTCCCCTCCAGCGCGAGGGGCCGCAGAGCGGCACGCGGCAGCGCTTCAACCCCATTCACTCCATGTTCCGTGACGGCGGGGATCAGCCGCGCACCCCGGCGGAGGTGGAGGCGATGGAGGGCTACGGCGGCTCCGACGACTGGATCGTCATGCCGCTCCAGTGCGCGACCCAGTGGGACAGCCTCGCGCATATCTTCTACGAGGGGAAGATGTGGAACGGCTACGACGCCAGCCTCGTCACCAGCACCGGCGCAGCCAAGAACAGCATCGACAAGACCATCGACCGGATCGTGGGTCGCGGTGTGCTCCTTGACGTCGCGCGATGGAAGGGCGTGCGCGCGCTGGAGCCGGGCTACGCCGTCACCGTGGACGATCTCGAGGGCACTGCCGCCGCCGAGGGCGTGGAGGTCGAGCGCGGCGACATCCTCCTCGTGCGCACCGGCCACATGACCCGGTACCTCGACCGGAGCGACTGGCACTACTTCGACCTCGACCCGTTCCCGGGCGTGTCCGTGTACACCGCGCCCTGGATGCACGCCAAAGAGATCGCCGCGGTGGCCAGCGACAACTACGCGGTCGAGGTGCGGCCCTCCGAGATCATCGGCTTCCGCAATCCCTTCCACGTCTGCGCCATCCCCAATATGGGCCTGACGCTCGGCGAGATCTTCTACCTGGAGGCCCTCGCCGAGGACTGCGTGGCCGACGGGCACTGGAGCTTCCTGCTCGTCGCGCCCCCGCTCCCGGTGACGCGCGCGGTCGGGACGCCCATCAATCCCTACGCGCTGAAGTAG
- a CDS encoding ABC transporter substrate-binding protein — MNFIQRPLLGLLLLAVLLAAPGARERARAQPVRPEGEMRWAIYITLSPNWFDPAEAVGQLTPFWVLYALHDALIKPLPGNLMAPSLAESWTVSADGKTYEFKLREGLKFHNGDPFTAEDVKFSFHRAKARAIQERVREVVVVSPSRVRFVLHEPWPDFLTYYGSLVSGAGWVVPKKYVEQVGAEGFKRNPVGLGPYRLVGHTPGIELVMEANEGYWRKVPSVKRLVWKMVPDSNTRVAMLRRGEVDIAYLVEVPQAQELKRDPNLRLAFSGGIAVFYLDFFDQWDPKSPWADKRVRLAANYAIDRKALSEAETLGASRPAGNFVPRTFDFALPIDPYPYDPARARALLAEAGYANGFDGGEFHQLPPYFSLGEAIVGYFRAVGIRMTMRPMERAAFLAAVQSKKLKGVCVCSSALYGNAASRLSEVLPSDGAYAYGGYPDLDALYKQQGRETDRAKREAMLHQIQRQMHERVRMGPIFDYIWPSGIGPRVAEPALMLIDPYPWSAPLEDVRLKK, encoded by the coding sequence ATGAACTTCATCCAGCGCCCGCTCTTGGGGCTGCTGCTGCTCGCCGTCCTGCTCGCCGCCCCCGGCGCGCGCGAGCGCGCGCGCGCCCAGCCGGTCCGCCCCGAGGGCGAGATGCGCTGGGCCATCTACATCACGCTCTCGCCCAACTGGTTCGACCCCGCGGAGGCGGTGGGGCAGCTCACGCCGTTCTGGGTGCTGTACGCCCTCCATGATGCTCTCATCAAGCCGCTCCCCGGCAATCTCATGGCGCCGAGCCTCGCAGAGTCGTGGACGGTGAGCGCGGACGGCAAGACCTACGAGTTCAAGCTCCGCGAGGGGCTCAAGTTTCACAACGGCGACCCATTCACCGCGGAGGACGTGAAGTTCAGCTTCCACCGCGCCAAGGCGCGCGCCATCCAGGAGCGCGTGCGCGAGGTGGTGGTGGTCAGCCCCTCTCGCGTGCGCTTCGTGCTCCACGAGCCCTGGCCGGACTTCCTCACCTACTATGGGAGCCTCGTGTCCGGGGCGGGCTGGGTCGTCCCCAAGAAGTACGTCGAGCAAGTGGGGGCGGAGGGCTTCAAGCGCAATCCCGTCGGGCTAGGGCCCTATCGCCTCGTCGGACACACGCCCGGCATCGAGCTCGTGATGGAGGCGAACGAGGGCTACTGGCGCAAGGTCCCCTCCGTGAAGCGGCTCGTGTGGAAGATGGTGCCCGACTCCAATACCCGTGTGGCCATGCTGAGGCGCGGCGAGGTGGACATCGCCTACCTGGTGGAGGTCCCGCAGGCGCAGGAGCTCAAGCGGGATCCCAATCTCCGCCTCGCCTTCTCAGGCGGTATCGCCGTCTTCTACCTCGACTTCTTCGATCAGTGGGATCCCAAGTCACCCTGGGCGGACAAGCGCGTGCGGCTGGCTGCCAACTACGCCATCGACCGCAAGGCGCTCAGCGAGGCGGAGACGCTGGGCGCATCGCGCCCGGCCGGGAACTTCGTCCCGCGAACCTTCGACTTCGCGCTGCCCATCGACCCGTACCCCTACGATCCCGCGCGGGCCCGGGCCCTCCTCGCCGAGGCCGGGTACGCCAACGGCTTCGACGGGGGGGAATTCCATCAGCTGCCGCCGTACTTCTCGCTGGGCGAGGCCATCGTCGGCTACTTCCGCGCGGTGGGCATCCGCATGACGATGCGCCCGATGGAGCGCGCCGCCTTTCTCGCCGCCGTGCAGTCGAAGAAGCTCAAAGGGGTGTGCGTGTGCTCGAGCGCCCTCTACGGGAACGCGGCCTCGCGGCTCTCCGAGGTGCTGCCGAGCGACGGCGCCTACGCGTACGGGGGCTATCCGGATCTCGACGCGCTCTACAAACAGCAGGGGCGCGAGACCGACCGGGCCAAGCGCGAGGCGATGCTCCACCAGATCCAGCGGCAGATGCACGAGCGCGTGCGCATGGGCCCCATCTTCGACTACATCTGGCCGAGCGGTATCGGGCCGCGGGTCGCCGAGCCGGCCCTGATGCTCATCGATCCCTACCCGTGGTCGGCGCCGCTGGAAGACGTTCGCCTGAAAAAGTAG
- a CDS encoding acyl-CoA dehydrogenase family protein, with the protein MTDPLAAARAIAPRVRACADEIEADRELPRSIFEALADAGIFHLLVPRSIGGGELDPPTYIQVIEELGKADASTAWVVNQGAVYATYAARMPREAARAIWMDVPRAVVANTPMATATAIPVSGGYRVTGRQGFATGCRHAAWLAAHATVMENGQARRLPDGAPDARYLYVPVAEGELLDTWTVRGMRGTGTHHFAVQDVFVPESRTVLSVNPPFYEKGPLYQIPRTLLFASGDAAAALGVARACLDGFFELASTKSPRNQVLLREQPMIQDMVGHAEANLRSARAFLVETVEEIWARASATGALTLDERAMLRLSTTHGIRQAVSVVDAVYNASGVTAIYDGHPLQRQFQDIHVISQHLQARFAHYELVGQHWLGLPVDETRL; encoded by the coding sequence GTGACGGATCCGCTGGCCGCGGCACGGGCCATCGCGCCCCGCGTCCGCGCCTGCGCGGACGAGATCGAGGCGGACCGGGAGCTGCCCCGCTCGATCTTCGAGGCTCTCGCCGACGCGGGCATCTTCCACCTCCTCGTCCCGCGCTCGATCGGCGGCGGCGAGCTCGATCCACCCACCTACATCCAGGTCATCGAGGAGCTCGGCAAGGCCGACGCCAGCACGGCGTGGGTCGTGAACCAGGGCGCGGTGTACGCGACCTATGCCGCCCGCATGCCGCGCGAGGCCGCCCGCGCGATCTGGATGGACGTGCCGCGCGCGGTGGTGGCCAACACGCCCATGGCCACCGCCACCGCGATCCCGGTTTCCGGCGGCTACCGCGTCACCGGCCGTCAGGGCTTCGCCACCGGCTGCCGGCACGCCGCATGGCTCGCCGCGCACGCCACCGTGATGGAGAACGGCCAGGCGCGGCGCCTGCCCGACGGCGCGCCCGACGCGCGCTACCTCTACGTGCCCGTCGCGGAGGGCGAGCTGCTCGATACCTGGACGGTGCGCGGCATGCGCGGCACCGGCACGCATCACTTCGCGGTGCAGGACGTGTTCGTGCCCGAGTCGCGCACGGTGCTCTCGGTGAACCCGCCGTTCTACGAGAAGGGGCCCCTCTACCAGATCCCACGCACGCTGCTGTTCGCGTCGGGCGACGCCGCCGCTGCGCTGGGAGTCGCGCGCGCCTGCCTCGACGGCTTCTTCGAGCTCGCGAGCACCAAGAGCCCGCGCAACCAGGTCCTGTTGCGCGAGCAGCCGATGATCCAGGACATGGTGGGCCATGCCGAGGCGAATCTCCGCTCCGCCCGGGCGTTCCTCGTGGAGACCGTCGAGGAGATCTGGGCGCGGGCCAGCGCCACCGGCGCCCTCACCCTGGACGAGCGCGCCATGCTACGCCTCTCGACCACGCACGGGATCAGGCAGGCGGTGAGCGTGGTGGATGCGGTGTACAACGCCTCCGGCGTGACCGCGATCTACGACGGCCACCCCCTCCAGCGCCAGTTCCAGGACATCCACGTCATCAGCCAGCACCTGCAGGCCCGCTTCGCCCACTACGAGCTCGTGGGCCAGCACTGGCTGGGCCTGCCCGTGGACGAGACGCGCCTCTAG